A region from the Dehalococcoidia bacterium genome encodes:
- a CDS encoding xanthine dehydrogenase family protein molybdopterin-binding subunit: MVATQEYRVIGTRPIRHDGADKVTGRAQYGADVRLPGMLYGKVKRSPHAHAIIKRIDASKALALPGVRAVVTREDFPPSPVGPGEMAEGVLTPLPHLVDRLMAGKKALFKGHPVAAVCAVDPHTAEDALDLIEVEYEVLPAVFDPREAMLDVAPVLHENLAASRTALDSAPTKPSNIAAHREIVRGDVEKGFAEADVIIEREFHTSRFHQGYIEPHNGTAEWGRDGRLTIWTSTQGLFGVRNAVAGVLQMPVSKVTVKAMEIGGGFGGKNQVYLEPVAALLAKKTGKPVKMTMSRDEVFEATGPTSSTYVTVKLGAKKDGTITAAQATLIYDAGAYPGSPLNGGMNGIFAPYDIPNIRIDGYDVVVNLSKTAAYRAPGTPAAMFASESVVNELADRLGMDPMDLRLKNAAREGSLRASGQKFARIGNIEVMEAAKNHPHYRSELEGPNRGRGVAMGFWGNGSNETSSSASVNNDGTVNLVLGSPDIGGTRATLAMQLAETLGIRAEDVIPRVVDTDSVGFTANTGGSRTAFAGGWAAYELGLQIRKAMVERAARIWECSPDEVTYDAGVISGPPDGEGNARRMTFAELAARLPRTGGTIEVGANVSGRQAGPAFAAHIADVEVDPETGKVTILRYTAIQDVGTAIHPGYVESQIQGGAAQGIGMALSEEYYLSADGRMTNASFLDYRMPTSLDLPMIETVLVEVPNPGHPYGVRGVGEVPIVPPLAAIQTAIANATGIRLTSLPMSPTAVLEALLARDGG; the protein is encoded by the coding sequence ATGGTCGCAACCCAGGAATATCGCGTCATCGGCACCAGGCCTATCCGTCACGACGGCGCCGACAAGGTCACCGGCCGCGCCCAGTACGGCGCCGACGTGCGTTTGCCGGGGATGCTCTACGGCAAGGTGAAGCGCAGCCCGCACGCTCACGCCATAATCAAGCGCATCGACGCCTCCAAGGCCCTGGCCCTGCCCGGCGTCCGCGCTGTCGTGACGCGCGAGGACTTCCCTCCGTCTCCTGTCGGGCCAGGGGAGATGGCCGAGGGCGTGCTCACGCCGCTCCCGCACCTCGTTGATCGACTCATGGCGGGGAAGAAGGCGCTTTTCAAGGGGCACCCCGTGGCCGCTGTCTGCGCGGTCGACCCGCACACGGCCGAGGACGCCCTCGACCTCATCGAGGTCGAGTACGAAGTCCTGCCCGCTGTATTCGACCCGCGCGAAGCGATGCTTGACGTGGCGCCCGTGCTGCACGAGAACCTCGCGGCGAGCAGGACGGCGCTCGATTCGGCGCCGACGAAGCCTTCGAATATCGCCGCTCACAGGGAAATCGTCCGAGGCGATGTCGAGAAAGGCTTCGCTGAAGCGGACGTCATCATCGAGCGCGAGTTCCATACGAGCCGCTTCCACCAGGGCTACATCGAGCCGCACAACGGCACGGCGGAATGGGGCCGCGACGGCCGCCTGACGATCTGGACCAGCACCCAGGGCCTGTTTGGCGTGCGCAACGCCGTGGCCGGCGTCCTACAGATGCCCGTGTCGAAAGTGACCGTGAAGGCCATGGAGATCGGCGGCGGCTTCGGCGGCAAGAACCAGGTCTACCTCGAACCGGTAGCGGCATTGCTGGCAAAGAAGACCGGCAAGCCGGTGAAGATGACGATGTCGCGGGATGAGGTCTTTGAGGCTACGGGCCCCACGTCCAGCACCTATGTCACCGTGAAGCTTGGCGCGAAGAAGGACGGCACCATAACCGCAGCCCAGGCGACGCTGATCTACGACGCGGGCGCCTATCCCGGCTCCCCGCTGAACGGCGGCATGAACGGCATCTTCGCCCCCTATGACATCCCCAACATCCGGATCGACGGCTACGACGTCGTCGTAAACCTGAGCAAGACTGCAGCCTACCGCGCGCCGGGCACACCGGCAGCGATGTTCGCTTCGGAGTCCGTTGTAAATGAGCTGGCAGACCGGCTGGGCATGGACCCGATGGACCTGCGCCTCAAGAACGCCGCCCGGGAGGGCAGCCTCCGCGCCAGCGGCCAGAAGTTCGCGCGCATCGGCAACATCGAGGTCATGGAGGCCGCGAAGAACCACCCTCATTACCGCTCCGAGCTGGAGGGACCGAACCGCGGCCGCGGCGTGGCGATGGGCTTCTGGGGCAATGGCTCCAACGAGACCAGCTCCAGCGCCAGCGTGAACAACGACGGCACGGTGAACCTGGTGCTCGGCTCGCCGGACATCGGTGGTACCCGCGCGACCCTGGCGATGCAGCTGGCGGAGACCCTCGGCATCCGCGCCGAGGACGTGATCCCGCGCGTCGTCGACACCGACTCGGTGGGCTTTACGGCGAACACGGGCGGCAGCCGTACCGCCTTCGCGGGCGGCTGGGCCGCCTACGAGCTTGGCCTGCAGATCCGCAAGGCGATGGTGGAGCGGGCGGCCCGCATCTGGGAGTGCAGCCCGGACGAGGTGACCTACGACGCCGGCGTCATCAGCGGCCCGCCGGACGGCGAAGGAAACGCCCGCCGCATGACCTTCGCCGAGCTCGCTGCCCGCCTGCCCCGCACTGGCGGCACGATCGAGGTCGGCGCGAACGTCAGCGGGCGCCAGGCCGGCCCCGCCTTCGCCGCCCACATCGCGGATGTCGAGGTGGACCCGGAGACGGGCAAGGTGACCATCCTGCGCTACACGGCCATCCAGGACGTCGGCACGGCGATCCACCCGGGGTACGTCGAGAGCCAGATCCAGGGCGGGGCCGCGCAGGGAATCGGTATGGCCCTGAGCGAGGAGTACTACCTCTCCGCGGACGGACGCATGACCAACGCCAGCTTTCTCGACTACCGGATGCCCACGTCCCTGGACCTGCCGATGATCGAGACGGTCCTCGTTGAGGTCCCGAATCCCGGCCATCCGTACGGTGTCCGCGGCGTCGGCGAAGTACCGATTGTCCCGCCGCTGGCGGCGATCCAGACGGCGATCGCGAACGCGACGGGCATCCGCCTGACCAGCCTGCCTATGTCGCCGACGGCGGTCCTGGAGGCCCTGCTCGCGCGCGACGGCGGCTAG
- a CDS encoding DUF1800 domain-containing protein, with product MTATAAAASAAAVYALLHGVPGGQDASAYDESAAIEAEPVKISHLLRRAGFGATRAELARYQAMGLEATVDELLHYHEIDDSAAEELANSQTARRGAPQLPWLVRMANTRRPLQEKMTLFWHGLLTTEQSAVPDTQALQDQNDLFRRHATGNLRDLLIGITRDRAMMVYLDIDGSVKAAPNENFARELLELFTMGPGNYTEEDIREAARAFTGWHVPRENPNNVNILSQPVFRPQFFDAALKTFLGRKGYFGPDDIVDIILEQPATGRYIVRRLFEFFVYPGPDEATLDPFVEAYERSGREILPVLEAMFRSDVFYSRRAYRALAKSPVEYAIGAIKAIGAPEDTARLLPQRAAALRAMGQVVFEPPNVAGWPAGASWFSASNMLARLNFINMLVGGAPIPQGFGGGGQPGQPTPAPTPTPTPPAGLGTASYALGYYLPLVLDDNIPEEARQVLLDFAGGPRALLDADKLRGLVYLILASPQYHLN from the coding sequence TTGACCGCAACCGCCGCGGCCGCCTCCGCCGCTGCCGTCTACGCCCTCCTCCATGGCGTCCCTGGCGGGCAGGACGCCTCCGCCTACGACGAGTCCGCGGCCATCGAGGCTGAGCCCGTCAAGATCAGCCACCTCCTGCGACGCGCCGGCTTCGGCGCCACCCGCGCGGAGCTCGCGCGCTACCAGGCGATGGGCCTCGAGGCGACGGTCGATGAGCTCCTTCACTATCACGAGATCGACGACTCGGCCGCGGAGGAACTCGCGAATTCGCAGACGGCGCGGCGCGGCGCGCCCCAGTTGCCCTGGCTGGTCCGCATGGCCAACACCAGGCGGCCGCTACAGGAGAAGATGACCCTCTTCTGGCACGGCCTGCTCACGACAGAGCAGAGCGCCGTCCCCGACACCCAGGCACTGCAAGACCAGAACGACCTCTTCCGTCGTCACGCGACCGGCAACCTCCGCGACCTCCTCATCGGCATTACGCGCGACAGAGCGATGATGGTCTACCTGGACATCGATGGCAGCGTTAAGGCCGCTCCGAACGAGAACTTCGCGCGAGAGCTGCTGGAGCTCTTCACCATGGGCCCCGGTAACTACACCGAGGAGGACATCCGCGAGGCGGCGCGCGCTTTCACGGGCTGGCACGTGCCGCGCGAAAACCCTAACAACGTCAACATCCTCTCCCAGCCCGTGTTCCGGCCCCAGTTCTTCGATGCCGCCCTGAAGACCTTCCTCGGGCGCAAGGGTTACTTCGGGCCGGACGATATCGTCGACATCATCCTCGAGCAGCCGGCCACGGGCCGATACATCGTCCGGCGGCTCTTCGAGTTCTTTGTCTATCCGGGCCCGGACGAGGCGACTCTCGACCCCTTCGTCGAGGCCTACGAGCGTTCCGGCCGCGAGATCCTACCGGTCCTGGAGGCCATGTTCCGGTCGGACGTGTTCTACTCCCGTCGCGCCTACCGTGCGCTGGCCAAGAGCCCGGTCGAGTACGCCATCGGCGCGATCAAGGCGATCGGCGCGCCGGAGGACACGGCGCGGCTGTTGCCCCAGCGGGCGGCGGCCCTGCGCGCCATGGGGCAGGTGGTCTTCGAACCGCCGAACGTGGCCGGCTGGCCCGCAGGCGCCAGTTGGTTCTCGGCGAGTAACATGCTGGCCCGCCTCAACTTCATAAACATGCTCGTCGGCGGCGCACCCATCCCCCAGGGCTTTGGCGGCGGCGGACAGCCAGGCCAGCCGACGCCGGCGCCTACTCCTACGCCCACGCCGCCTGCGGGGCTGGGCACTGCGTCCTACGCCCTCGGCTACTACCTCCCACTTGTGCTCGACGACAACATCCCGGAGGAGGCCCGCCAGGTGCTCCTGGACTTCGCCGGCGGCCCGCGCGCGCTCCTGGACGCCGACAAGCTCCGGGGCCTCGTCTACCTGATCCTGGCCTCGCCCCAGTACCACCTGAACTAG
- a CDS encoding Zn-dependent alcohol dehydrogenase: protein MKAAVMFAAKEPLVIQDVDVDEPQAGEALIKTAASGVCHSDLHFMEGLWPSRTPVILGHESAGVVEKVGPGVTNVKPGDRVVLSFVYSCGQCERCLQGRPVLCMRTNAGVRPGRLKMGDQVINQFAGMSAFAEYQLVNASICIPVPDDVPLDAASLVGCSVMTGVGAVTNTARIEAGSTVAVIGCGGVGLNVVQGARLAGASRIIAVDLIESKLAAAKEFGATDIVDASDKDAVQAVQQMTGGGVDYAFEAIGLPKTAEQAFNMTKRGGTAVVVGMLPVASMVQLPGAAFLGEKRIIGSYYGSARQGYDMPWLMQLYRQKRLKIDELITRRYKLDQINEAYDALKKGEVNRSVITFD from the coding sequence ATGAAGGCCGCAGTCATGTTTGCCGCGAAGGAGCCGCTGGTCATTCAGGACGTCGATGTCGACGAGCCGCAGGCCGGCGAGGCGCTGATCAAGACAGCAGCCAGCGGCGTCTGTCACAGCGACCTGCACTTCATGGAGGGCCTCTGGCCCTCGCGCACGCCCGTGATCCTGGGCCACGAATCCGCTGGCGTGGTCGAGAAAGTGGGCCCGGGCGTCACCAACGTCAAGCCCGGCGACCGCGTTGTCCTCTCCTTCGTGTACTCCTGCGGGCAGTGCGAGCGCTGCCTTCAGGGGCGGCCGGTCCTGTGCATGCGCACCAACGCCGGCGTGCGGCCGGGAAGGCTGAAGATGGGCGACCAGGTGATCAACCAGTTCGCGGGCATGTCCGCCTTCGCCGAGTACCAGCTCGTCAACGCCAGCATTTGCATCCCCGTGCCGGACGACGTGCCGCTGGATGCCGCATCCCTCGTGGGCTGCAGCGTCATGACGGGCGTGGGCGCGGTCACGAACACGGCTAGGATCGAAGCGGGCTCCACGGTGGCGGTGATCGGCTGCGGCGGCGTGGGCCTTAACGTGGTGCAGGGAGCGCGGCTGGCGGGCGCGAGCCGGATAATCGCGGTCGACCTCATCGAGAGCAAGCTCGCGGCGGCGAAGGAGTTCGGCGCGACCGACATCGTCGACGCCTCGGACAAGGACGCGGTCCAGGCGGTGCAGCAGATGACCGGCGGCGGCGTTGACTACGCCTTCGAGGCCATAGGCCTGCCCAAGACGGCGGAGCAGGCGTTCAACATGACGAAACGCGGCGGCACCGCGGTGGTAGTCGGCATGCTGCCTGTCGCCTCCATGGTCCAGCTGCCGGGCGCGGCCTTCCTTGGGGAGAAGCGGATCATCGGCAGCTACTACGGCAGCGCCCGTCAGGGCTACGACATGCCCTGGCTGATGCAGCTCTACCGCCAGAAGCGCCTCAAGATCGACGAGCTCATCACTCGCCGCTACAAGCTGGACCAGATAAACGAGGCCTACGACGCCCTCAAGAAGGGTGAAGTCAACCGCAGCGTGATCACCTTCGACTGA